A part of Ziziphus jujuba cultivar Dongzao chromosome 8, ASM3175591v1 genomic DNA contains:
- the LOC107413257 gene encoding monocopper oxidase-like protein SKU5: MASTGSGYSRADGLIACALLVAVLFAGTNAIDIFLEWNVALDTTLQPVSQDQPVITINGLFPGPLINATTNDFIHVNIFNNMDEPVLFTWNGIQQRLNSWQDGVSGTNCPIKPGTNWTYVFQTKDQIGSFFYFPSINFQKAAGGYGPIRVNNRVVIDVPFPKPEAEFDLLIGDWYFSSYKWIRSAVQNNSITAYYSPPNTILMNGKSPYNTKWSKAYESFTVTKGKTYRLRISNVGNAFSLNFRIQNHKLLPVETEGSYTNQILLDSLDIHVGQSYSILVTADQNEADYYMVASSKLDSKGPIGSLEGVGVLHYSNSSTPAIGPLPVGPDKDDIEFSMNQAKSIRWNLTTGAARPNPQGTFNVSNITLSQTFILQVSTAEIDGSPRYVVNNVSYWTVETPLKLADQFVNGSGVYQLDAFPVQYVNLNASYGVSVVSGIHKGWVEIVFKNNLDVVDSWHLDGFGFHVVGYGIGEWTPELRNTYNLYDPVVRSTVQVYPGGWSAVYAFLDNPGMWNLRSQLLKHWYLGEELYVRVFDDDLNPIKERPAPDNLLLCGIYM, from the exons ATGGCCTCTACTGGCTCGGGCTATAGCAGGGCGGATGGTTTAATTGCTTGTGCATTGTTGGTAGCAGTTCTTTTTGCTGGAACCAATGCAATTGATATTTTTCTAGAATGGAATGTTGCTCTTGACACCACTCTCCAACCAGTGTCACAAGATCAACCT GTTATCACCATCAATGGGTTGTTCCCCGGACCCCTTATCAATGCCACAACCAATGATTTCATCCATGTCAACATCTTTAACAACATGGATGAACCAGTTCTCTTCACATG GAATGGAATCCAACAAAGGCTAAATTCATGGCAAGATGGAGTTTCAGGAACAAACTGCCCAATCAAGCCTGGTACAAACTGGACATACGTGTTCCAAACCAAGGACCAAATTGGCAGCTTCTTCTACTTCCCCAGCATCAATTTCCAAAAGGCTGCTGGAGGATATGGACCTATTCGTGTCAACAATCGAGTGGTCATCGACGTTCCATTCCCTAAACCAGAAGCAGAGTTCGATCTCCTTATTGGTGATTGGTACTTCAGCAGCTACAAG TGGATAAGGTCAGCAGTACAGAACAACTCAATAACTGCATATTATAGTCCCCCTAATACCATTTTGATGAATGGCAAAAGCCCTTATAACACCAAATGGTCAAAAGCATATGAGTCATTCACCGTCACAAAAG GGAAGACTTACAGGTTAAGGATATCAAATGTTGGGAATGCTTTCAGTCTGAATTTCAGGATTCAAAATCACAAATTATTGCCGGTTGAAACAGAAGGATCTTATACAAATCAGATACTTTTGGATTCTTTGGACATTCATGTTGGGCAGTCCTACTCAATTCTTGTCACAGCGGATCAAAATGAAGCTGATTATTACATGGTGGCAAGCTCTAAATTGGATTCCAAAGGCCCAATAGGCAGCCTTGAGGGTGTTGGGGTGCTACACTATTCCAATTCTAGTACACCAGCCATTGGGCCTCTCCCGGTTGGACCTGACAAGGATGATATTGAGTTTTCCATGAATCAAGCCAAGTCTATTAG GTGGAACTTAACCACAGGAGCTGCAAGGCCAAACCCACAAGGAACCTTCAATGTATCAAACATCACACTGTCTCAAACCTTCATCCTCCAAGTCTCAACAGCCGAAATAGATGGATCACCACGCTATGTCGTGAACAATGTATCATATTGGACTGTGGAAACACCATTGAAACTGGCTGATCAGTTTGTCAATGGTTCAGGAGTATACCAACTGGATGCATTCCCAGTTCAGTATGTCAATTTGAATGCTTCATATGGAGTCTCTGTTGTGAGTGGGATCCATAAAGGTTGGGTCGAGATTGTGTTCAAGAACAATTTGGATGTCGTGGATTCTTGGCATTTGGATGGTTTTGGATTCCATGTTGTTGG GTATGGCATTGGAGAATGGACACCGGAACTTCGTAACACTTACAACCTTTATGATCCGGTGGTGCGTTCGACAGTGCAAGTATATCCAGGAGGATGGAGTGCAGTGTATGCATTCCTTGACAACCCTGGAATGTGGAACCTGAGGTCACAACTCTTGAAGCATTGGTATTTGGGTGAAGAACTCTATGTGAGAGTTTTCGATGATGATCTTAACCCTATCAAGGAGCGGCCGGCCCCAGACAACCTCCTTCTATGTGGcatatatatgtga